A genome region from Streptomyces antimycoticus includes the following:
- a CDS encoding ATP-binding cassette domain-containing protein — MSTSQTSRASGTPLVALSDISKYYGNVQALDGVSLEVHAGEITCVLGDNGAGKSTLIKIVAGLHQHDGGSFTIEGEETRLGSPREALDRGIATVYQDLAVVPMMPVWRNFFLGSEIHRGRGPLRRLDVEAMRATTHRELLRMGIDLRDVDQPIGTLSGGQRQCVAIARAVHFGAKVLILDEPTAALGVKQSGVVLKYVAAARDAGLGVVLITHNPHHAYLVGDRFVLLKRGAMAGSHAKDEIALEELTRQMAGGSELEQLSHELARTPAPDLSEGVAKG, encoded by the coding sequence ATGAGTACGTCCCAGACATCTCGGGCATCCGGGACGCCTCTGGTCGCGCTCAGCGACATCAGCAAGTACTACGGCAACGTCCAGGCGCTGGACGGCGTCTCGCTGGAGGTGCACGCCGGGGAGATCACCTGCGTCCTCGGCGACAACGGCGCGGGCAAGTCCACCCTCATCAAGATCGTCGCGGGGCTGCACCAGCACGACGGCGGCAGCTTCACCATCGAGGGGGAGGAGACCCGGCTCGGCTCCCCGCGCGAGGCCCTCGACCGCGGCATCGCCACGGTCTACCAGGACCTCGCCGTGGTCCCGATGATGCCGGTGTGGCGGAACTTCTTCCTCGGCTCCGAGATCCACAGGGGTCGCGGGCCGCTCCGGCGGCTGGACGTGGAGGCGATGCGCGCCACGACCCACCGTGAACTGCTGCGCATGGGCATCGATCTGCGCGATGTGGACCAGCCCATCGGCACCCTCTCCGGCGGGCAGCGCCAGTGCGTCGCCATCGCCCGCGCCGTCCACTTCGGCGCGAAGGTGCTGATCCTGGACGAGCCGACGGCGGCGCTGGGCGTCAAGCAGTCCGGGGTCGTGCTCAAGTACGTCGCGGCCGCCCGGGACGCGGGCCTCGGCGTGGTCCTCATCACCCACAACCCGCACCACGCCTATCTCGTCGGCGACCGCTTCGTGCTGCTCAAGCGCGGCGCCATGGCGGGCAGCCACGCCAAGGACGAGATCGCGCTGGAGGAGCTCACCCGGCAGATGGCGGGCGGCAGCGAGCTGGAACAGCTCAGCCATGAACTGGCCCGCACCCCCGCCCCGGATCTCTCGGAAGGGGTCGCCAAGGGCTGA
- a CDS encoding HAAS signaling domain-containing protein, which translates to MSSPLSHPLVRTFLASVERRTAALPAAWREELLEDLREEIAAALADDRTENPAADGGPAISEERVRRALDWIGTPEEIAADALAEESGSIPPEPENPGGTWLTLGLAVLPVPLCLIPGVGIPLGLVAAFGALVRLWRSAPWVRREKRQATLFVLSPLVTVPVLAAALSLAFDGISAPAFVASLLIALALPVVGAIRLARSAARLREQAP; encoded by the coding sequence ATGAGCAGCCCCCTCAGCCACCCCCTCGTGCGGACCTTTCTGGCCTCGGTCGAGCGGCGGACCGCGGCGCTTCCCGCCGCGTGGCGGGAGGAACTGCTCGAGGACCTGCGCGAGGAGATCGCGGCGGCGCTGGCGGACGACCGCACCGAGAATCCCGCCGCGGACGGCGGCCCGGCGATCAGCGAGGAGCGGGTACGGCGGGCGCTCGACTGGATCGGAACCCCGGAGGAGATCGCGGCGGACGCGCTGGCCGAGGAGTCCGGCAGCATTCCGCCCGAGCCGGAGAACCCCGGCGGCACCTGGCTGACGCTCGGCCTGGCCGTACTGCCGGTGCCGCTGTGCCTGATCCCGGGTGTGGGCATACCGCTGGGGCTGGTCGCCGCCTTCGGCGCGCTCGTCCGGCTGTGGCGGTCCGCGCCGTGGGTGCGGCGCGAGAAGCGGCAGGCCACGCTGTTCGTCCTGTCGCCCCTGGTGACGGTGCCGGTGCTGGCGGCCGCCCTCTCGCTGGCGTTCGACGGGATCAGCGCCCCCGCGTTCGTGGCCTCCCTCCTGATAGCGCTCGCCCTGCCGGTGGTCGGCGCCATACGGCTGGCCCGGTCCGCCGCCCGGCTGCGCGAGCAGGCCCCGTAG
- a CDS encoding ROK family glucokinase: protein MSIYRERVHRGSARATVLRTVGTRERRSHLSAPRVPTVGIDIGGTKVMAGVVDADGTILEKLRTETPDKSKSPKVVEDTITELVLDLSDRHDVHAVGIGAAGWVDADRNRVLFAPHLSWRNEPLRDRLAERLDVPVMVDNDANAAAWAEWRFGAGRGEDHLVMITLGTGIGGAILEDGQVKRGKYGVAGEFGHMQVVPAGHRCPCGNRGCWEQYSSGNALVREARELAAAESPVAYGITDRVGGNIQEITGPLITELARQGDAMCVELLQDIGQWLGVGIANLAAALDPSCFVIGGGVSAADDLLIGPARDAFRRTLTGRGYRPEARIVKAQLGPEAGMVGAADLARLVARRFRRANRRRVERYERAGSSSPLRLAPRGQAGRE, encoded by the coding sequence ATGAGCATCTACCGCGAACGAGTGCACCGGGGCTCGGCCCGGGCCACCGTGTTGCGGACCGTCGGCACCCGTGAGCGCCGCTCGCATCTCAGCGCGCCCCGGGTGCCCACGGTCGGCATCGACATCGGCGGCACCAAGGTGATGGCCGGAGTGGTCGACGCCGACGGCACCATCCTCGAGAAGCTGCGCACCGAGACCCCGGACAAGTCCAAGAGCCCCAAGGTCGTCGAGGACACCATCACCGAACTGGTGCTGGACCTCTCCGACCGGCACGATGTGCACGCCGTGGGCATCGGCGCCGCGGGCTGGGTGGACGCCGACCGCAACCGGGTGCTCTTCGCCCCGCATCTGTCCTGGCGCAACGAACCGCTGCGCGACCGGCTCGCGGAGCGGCTCGACGTCCCGGTCATGGTCGACAACGACGCCAACGCGGCGGCGTGGGCGGAGTGGCGGTTCGGCGCCGGACGCGGCGAGGACCATCTCGTCATGATCACCCTCGGCACCGGGATCGGCGGCGCGATCCTGGAGGACGGCCAGGTCAAGCGCGGCAAGTACGGGGTCGCGGGGGAGTTCGGTCATATGCAGGTCGTCCCGGCCGGCCACCGCTGCCCCTGTGGCAACCGCGGCTGCTGGGAGCAGTACAGCTCCGGCAACGCCCTCGTCCGCGAGGCCCGCGAACTGGCCGCCGCCGAATCGCCGGTGGCGTACGGGATCACCGACCGGGTCGGCGGCAACATCCAGGAGATCACCGGGCCGCTGATCACCGAACTGGCCCGCCAGGGCGACGCCATGTGCGTCGAACTGCTCCAGGACATCGGCCAGTGGCTCGGCGTCGGCATCGCCAATCTCGCCGCCGCCCTCGACCCCTCCTGCTTCGTCATCGGCGGCGGCGTCAGCGCCGCCGACGATCTGCTGATCGGCCCCGCCCGGGACGCCTTCCGGCGCACCCTCACCGGCCGTGGGTACCGGCCGGAGGCCCGGATCGTCAAGGCGCAGCTGGGCCCCGAGGCCGGAATGGTCGGCGCCGCCGACCTCGCCCGGCTGGTGGCCCGCCGCTTCCGCCGCGCCAACCGCCGCCGCGTCGAGCGGTACGAGCGCGCCGGGTCCTCCTCCCCGCTGCGGCTGGCACCGCGAGGTCAGGCAGGCCGCGAATGA
- a CDS encoding GntR family transcriptional regulator, whose amino-acid sequence MEEEDSSGGAEALQLSVDRSSPVPLYFQLSQQLEAAIEQGRLAPGSLLGNEIELAGRLGLSRPTVRQAISSLVDKGLLVRRRGVGTQVVHSQVKRPLELSSLYDDLEAAGQRPATQVLRNTTELATAEVAAALGLSEGAEVVLIERLRLAHGEPMAHLRNHLPVGLLKLDSAELEDTGLYRLMRAAGITLHSARQAVGARAATAEEGEQLGEPEGAPLLTMERTTYDDTGRAVEFGSHTYRASRYAFEFQLLVRP is encoded by the coding sequence ATGGAGGAAGAAGACTCTTCGGGCGGGGCTGAGGCGCTCCAGCTCAGCGTCGATCGCAGCAGTCCGGTCCCGCTGTATTTCCAGCTGTCCCAGCAGCTCGAGGCGGCGATCGAGCAGGGGCGGCTGGCCCCCGGGAGTCTGCTGGGCAATGAGATCGAGCTGGCCGGGCGGCTCGGGCTGTCCCGCCCCACCGTCCGGCAGGCCATTTCGTCCCTGGTCGACAAGGGGCTGCTGGTGCGCCGCCGGGGCGTGGGCACACAGGTCGTGCACAGCCAGGTCAAGCGCCCGCTGGAGCTGAGCAGCCTCTACGACGACCTGGAGGCGGCCGGTCAGCGCCCCGCCACCCAGGTGCTGCGGAACACGACCGAGCTCGCGACCGCCGAGGTCGCCGCCGCGCTCGGCCTCTCCGAGGGTGCCGAGGTGGTGCTGATCGAGCGGCTGCGGCTGGCGCACGGCGAGCCCATGGCCCATCTGCGCAACCACCTCCCCGTGGGCCTGCTCAAGCTGGACAGCGCCGAGCTGGAGGACACCGGGCTCTACCGGCTGATGCGCGCGGCCGGGATCACCCTGCACAGCGCCCGCCAGGCGGTCGGCGCCCGCGCGGCCACCGCCGAGGAGGGGGAGCAGCTCGGGGAGCCGGAGGGCGCGCCGCTGCTGACCATGGAGCGTACGACCTACGACGACACCGGCCGGGCCGTGGAGTTCGGTTCGCACACCTACCGGGCCTCGCGCTACGCCTTCGAATTCCAGCTCCTCGTACGCCCCTGA
- a CDS encoding bifunctional 4-hydroxy-2-oxoglutarate aldolase/2-dehydro-3-deoxy-phosphogluconate aldolase: MYRWEITRAALAQRVLAIVRSDSYDHAHATADSLLSAGITSLEISLTTPFALEAVTTLIREVGDDAVIGAGTVLDAASARMAVDAGARFLVSPSLDPEVIRTGHRYGLPVFPGVATPTEAVHAMELGADALKLFPASAYGPRWVSDVRAALPQAAVVPTGGVTLAEAPDWIAAGAVACGMGSALSEGDRDTVGKRAAELLARLADVAPPLDSAPELY, encoded by the coding sequence GTGTACCGCTGGGAGATCACCCGGGCCGCGCTCGCGCAGCGCGTTCTCGCCATCGTCCGTAGCGACAGCTACGACCACGCCCATGCCACGGCGGACAGCCTGCTCTCCGCCGGTATCACCAGCCTGGAGATCTCGCTGACCACGCCCTTCGCCCTGGAGGCGGTCACCACACTGATCCGGGAGGTCGGCGATGACGCGGTGATCGGCGCGGGCACGGTGCTCGACGCCGCCTCGGCCCGGATGGCGGTGGACGCGGGTGCCCGCTTCCTCGTCTCGCCGAGCCTGGACCCCGAGGTCATCCGCACCGGCCACCGCTACGGTCTGCCGGTCTTCCCCGGCGTGGCCACGCCCACCGAGGCGGTGCACGCGATGGAGCTGGGCGCGGACGCCCTGAAGCTCTTCCCCGCCTCCGCCTACGGGCCCCGCTGGGTCAGCGACGTACGGGCCGCGCTGCCGCAGGCCGCCGTGGTCCCCACCGGCGGGGTGACGCTGGCCGAGGCCCCGGACTGGATCGCGGCCGGGGCCGTCGCCTGCGGGATGGGCTCGGCGCTCTCCGAGGGCGACCGGGACACCGTGGGCAAGCGCGCCGCCGAGCTGCTGGCCCGCCTCGCGGATGTGGCACCACCGCTGGACTCGGCGCCCGAGCTGTACTGA
- a CDS encoding ABC transporter permease, translating into MSAEAPPVEELASRQPVRGSLPRRLAGRPELGAVVGAVAVFVFFSIVAEAFLQWSSFSTVLYASSTIGIMAVPVALLMIGGEFDLSTGVLVTSSALISSMFSYQMTANVWVGAGVSLLATLAIGFFNGYLLVRTNLPSFIITLGTFLILQGCNLGFTKLISDTVSTKSIADMEGFPSAHKVFASHLTIGDVEVQITVLWWFALIALATWILLRTRAGNWIFAVGGAKEAARAVGVPVERTKIGLYLGVALAAWISGQHLLFNYDVVQSGEGVGNELLYIIAAVIGGCLLTGGYGSAVGAAVGAFIFGMTNKGIVYAQWGADWFKFFLGAMLLLATLLNWWVRKRAEESK; encoded by the coding sequence ATGAGCGCAGAGGCACCGCCCGTCGAGGAACTCGCGAGCCGGCAGCCGGTGCGCGGCTCGCTGCCGCGCCGGCTCGCGGGGCGGCCGGAGCTGGGTGCGGTCGTCGGCGCCGTCGCCGTCTTCGTCTTCTTCTCGATCGTCGCCGAGGCCTTCCTCCAGTGGTCCAGCTTCAGCACCGTGCTGTACGCGTCCTCGACCATCGGGATCATGGCGGTGCCGGTCGCGCTGCTGATGATCGGCGGGGAGTTCGACCTGTCGACCGGGGTCCTGGTGACCAGCTCGGCGCTGATCTCGTCGATGTTCTCGTACCAGATGACGGCGAACGTATGGGTCGGCGCCGGGGTGTCCCTGCTGGCCACCCTCGCGATCGGCTTCTTCAACGGCTATCTGCTGGTGCGCACCAACCTGCCGAGCTTCATCATCACGCTCGGCACCTTCCTGATCCTCCAGGGCTGCAACCTCGGCTTCACCAAGCTGATCAGCGACACCGTCTCCACCAAGAGCATCGCCGACATGGAGGGCTTCCCCTCCGCCCATAAGGTCTTCGCCTCGCATCTGACCATCGGGGACGTCGAGGTGCAGATCACCGTCCTGTGGTGGTTCGCCCTGATCGCGCTCGCCACCTGGATCCTGCTGCGCACCCGCGCCGGGAACTGGATCTTCGCGGTGGGCGGCGCCAAGGAGGCGGCCCGCGCGGTCGGCGTACCGGTGGAGCGCACCAAGATCGGCCTCTATCTGGGCGTCGCGCTGGCCGCCTGGATCTCCGGCCAGCATCTGCTGTTCAACTACGACGTCGTCCAGTCCGGCGAGGGCGTGGGCAATGAGCTGCTCTACATCATCGCCGCCGTCATCGGCGGCTGTCTGCTGACCGGTGGCTACGGCTCGGCGGTCGGCGCGGCCGTCGGCGCGTTCATCTTCGGCATGACCAACAAGGGCATCGTGTACGCGCAGTGGGGCGCCGACTGGTTCAAGTTCTTCCTCGGGGCGATGCTGCTGCTCGCCACGCTGCTCAACTGGTGGGTCCGCAAGCGGGCGGAGGAGAGCAAATGA
- the pcaDC gene encoding bifunctional 3-oxoadipate enol-lactonase/4-carboxymuconolactone decarboxylase PcaDC, which produces MSETKTLQYRTDGPEDGPVLVLGPSLGTTWHMWDRQIPELSRHWRVLRFDLPGHGGAPAHPAPSVAELAARLLATLDQLEVERFGYAGCSIGGAIGAELALRHPQRVGSLALVSASPRFGTADSFRQRGVVVRTNGLDPIARATPERWFTPAFAASQPAIVDWAVQMVRTTDPGCYIAACEALAAFDIRAELSRIGIPTLVVVGADDQVTPAADARVLVAGIADARLALVPGASHLTPVEQPMAVTDLLVRHFSSSWQSPDHPTGMTAIPAPPLKPVLSPMPPGAEVVEYGHNVPEPLVDVRSDAYDQGIKVRREVLGDAHVDRAQSLTDEFTGDFQDFITRYAWGEVWTRPGIDRRTRSVVTLTALAARGHLDELAFHTRAALRNGLTPTEIKEVLLHTGVYCGVPTANSAFAVAQRIIREETSPEG; this is translated from the coding sequence GTGAGCGAGACGAAGACACTTCAGTACCGGACCGACGGACCCGAGGACGGGCCCGTGCTCGTCCTCGGACCGTCGCTGGGCACCACCTGGCATATGTGGGACCGCCAGATACCCGAGCTGTCCCGCCACTGGCGCGTCCTCCGCTTCGACCTCCCCGGCCACGGCGGCGCGCCCGCCCATCCGGCCCCCTCCGTGGCCGAGCTCGCCGCCCGGCTGCTGGCCACCCTCGACCAGCTCGAGGTCGAGCGCTTCGGCTACGCGGGCTGCTCGATCGGCGGGGCCATCGGCGCCGAACTCGCGCTCCGACATCCCCAGAGAGTGGGCTCACTCGCTCTCGTCTCCGCCTCCCCGCGCTTCGGCACCGCCGACTCCTTCCGGCAGCGCGGCGTCGTGGTCCGCACCAACGGCCTCGACCCGATCGCCCGCGCCACTCCCGAGCGCTGGTTCACCCCCGCCTTCGCCGCCTCGCAGCCCGCCATCGTCGACTGGGCCGTCCAGATGGTCCGCACCACCGACCCCGGCTGCTACATCGCCGCCTGCGAGGCCCTCGCCGCCTTCGACATCCGCGCCGAGCTGAGCCGGATCGGCATCCCCACCCTCGTGGTGGTCGGCGCCGACGACCAGGTCACCCCGGCCGCCGACGCCCGCGTCCTGGTCGCCGGCATCGCCGACGCCCGGCTCGCGCTCGTCCCCGGCGCCTCCCATCTCACCCCCGTCGAACAGCCGATGGCCGTCACCGATCTGCTGGTGCGCCACTTCTCCAGCTCCTGGCAGTCCCCGGACCACCCGACCGGGATGACCGCGATCCCGGCGCCCCCGCTCAAGCCCGTGCTCTCGCCCATGCCGCCCGGCGCCGAGGTCGTCGAGTACGGCCACAACGTACCCGAGCCGCTGGTGGACGTCCGCTCCGACGCGTACGACCAGGGCATCAAGGTGCGCCGCGAAGTGCTCGGCGACGCCCATGTGGACCGAGCGCAGTCCCTGACCGACGAGTTCACCGGCGACTTCCAGGACTTCATCACCCGCTACGCCTGGGGCGAGGTGTGGACCCGGCCCGGAATCGACCGGCGCACCCGCAGCGTGGTCACCCTCACCGCCCTCGCCGCCCGCGGCCACCTCGACGAACTCGCCTTCCACACCCGCGCCGCGCTGCGCAACGGGCTGACCCCCACCGAGATCAAGGAGGTGCTGCTGCACACCGGCGTCTACTGCGGGGTGCCGACCGCGAACTCCGCCTTCGCCGTGGCCCAGCGCATCATCCGCGAGGAGACGAGCCCGGAGGGCTAG
- a CDS encoding TetR/AcrR family transcriptional regulator, with product MSPAQPVRRRSDAVANRAALLDAAERVLLRDGPAVPLDVVAREAGVGIATLYRNFADRDELYAAVVHRAHQLVADLAQEAEASAAPPLDALAGFLDRLLAERRRLALPLLSAPGPRPWNGADPLGPHPQNGHDPLGPRISRSLAAVLKRGVDDGSIRPDATAADLVVTVATLARAQLPSDAWDRAARRIAALVLDGLRARSDTAPLPAGLTGAELDRAMTHSGGDRAAY from the coding sequence ATGAGTCCCGCCCAGCCCGTGCGCCGCCGCTCGGACGCCGTCGCCAACCGCGCCGCCCTCCTCGACGCGGCCGAGCGGGTCCTGCTCCGCGATGGGCCCGCCGTGCCGTTGGACGTGGTGGCGCGCGAGGCCGGGGTCGGCATCGCCACGCTGTACCGGAACTTCGCCGACCGCGACGAGTTATACGCGGCCGTCGTCCACCGCGCCCACCAGCTCGTGGCCGACCTCGCCCAGGAGGCCGAGGCCAGCGCGGCGCCGCCGCTGGACGCGCTGGCCGGTTTCCTGGACCGGCTGCTCGCCGAACGCCGCCGTCTCGCCCTGCCGTTGCTCAGCGCCCCCGGCCCGCGTCCGTGGAACGGGGCCGACCCCCTCGGCCCGCATCCGCAAAACGGCCACGACCCCCTCGGCCCGCGGATCTCCCGGTCGCTGGCCGCGGTCCTGAAGCGGGGCGTCGACGACGGCTCGATCCGCCCCGACGCCACCGCCGCCGACCTCGTCGTCACCGTGGCGACGCTCGCCCGTGCCCAACTCCCGTCCGACGCCTGGGACCGCGCCGCCCGCCGCATCGCCGCGCTCGTCCTGGACGGGCTGCGCGCCCGCTCCGACACCGCCCCGCTTCCCGCCGGGCTCACCGGTGCCGAACTGGACCGGGCCATGACCCACAGCGGGGGCGACAGGGCCGCCTACTAG
- a CDS encoding transporter substrate-binding domain-containing protein: protein MRRTVTLSALAAVLAATAAGSALAVGSTSKPESPRTSAADRARPQRGTLLDRVPERGVLRVCTTGDYRPFSHRDPKSGAYTGIDIKMAGDLAKSLDAKPAFVPTTWAKLVDDLAAGRCDVGMGGVSVTLARARKASFSEPYLTDGKTPIVRCEDKDRYRTLEDIDQPGVQVVVNPGGTNEEFARAHVKRATLTVHPDNTTIFDEIIAGRADVMMTDASETRYQSAIHPELCAVHPDEPFSFSEKAYALPRGDAQFKEYVDQWVHLATHDGTYKKYEDEWMKR from the coding sequence GTGAGACGTACCGTCACGCTGTCCGCCCTCGCCGCCGTGCTCGCCGCAACCGCCGCCGGTTCGGCGCTGGCCGTCGGCTCCACGTCCAAGCCCGAGTCGCCGCGGACGTCCGCCGCCGACCGCGCCCGGCCGCAGCGCGGCACCCTGCTCGACCGGGTGCCCGAGCGCGGGGTGCTGCGGGTGTGCACCACGGGCGACTACCGGCCTTTCAGCCATCGCGACCCCAAGTCGGGCGCCTACACCGGCATCGACATCAAGATGGCCGGGGACCTCGCCAAGAGCCTGGACGCCAAACCGGCGTTCGTGCCCACCACCTGGGCCAAGCTGGTGGACGACCTTGCCGCCGGACGCTGCGACGTGGGCATGGGCGGGGTGTCGGTGACCCTGGCCCGCGCCCGTAAGGCATCCTTCAGCGAGCCGTATCTCACCGACGGCAAGACGCCGATCGTGCGCTGCGAGGACAAGGACAGGTACCGCACGCTGGAGGACATCGACCAACCGGGCGTGCAAGTGGTGGTCAACCCGGGTGGCACCAATGAGGAGTTCGCCCGGGCCCATGTCAAACGGGCCACTCTCACCGTCCATCCGGACAACACCACGATCTTCGACGAGATCATCGCGGGCCGTGCCGATGTGATGATGACGGACGCCAGCGAGACCCGCTACCAGTCCGCGATCCACCCGGAGCTGTGCGCGGTCCACCCCGACGAGCCGTTCTCCTTCTCCGAGAAGGCGTACGCCCTGCCGCGCGGCGATGCGCAGTTCAAGGAGTACGTCGACCAGTGGGTCCATCTGGCCACGCACGACGGTACGTACAAGAAGTACGAGGATGAATGGATGAAGCGGTGA
- a CDS encoding sugar ABC transporter substrate-binding protein, producing the protein MTAAVLAAVLGTVLAGCSSTGGKRAEERAAREAAAGGRAAVNTPKWTFAMVTHSGDGDTFWDIVQSGAKQAAVKDNIRFLYAHNEEGKEQSQLVQSYIDQKVDGLIVTLAKPDAMKAVVKKAQKAGIPVITVNSGSEVSKAFGALTHVGQDETIAGEAVGDELNKRDRKKALCVLHEQGNVGHEQRCDGAAKTFDGKMEKIYVEGTNMPDVQSSIEAKLQSDKGIDTVLTLGAPFADTAAKAADQAGSKAEIDTFDLNAKVAAALQDGTLGFAVDQQPYLQGYEAVDLLWLNRYNADVLGGGKPVLTGPQIITKDDAAELASYTKRGTR; encoded by the coding sequence ATGACCGCCGCCGTGCTGGCGGCGGTGCTGGGTACGGTGTTGGCGGGCTGCAGCAGTACGGGCGGCAAGCGTGCCGAGGAGCGGGCCGCGAGGGAGGCGGCCGCCGGGGGGCGGGCGGCGGTCAACACCCCGAAGTGGACCTTCGCGATGGTCACCCACTCCGGCGACGGCGACACCTTCTGGGACATCGTCCAGAGCGGCGCCAAGCAGGCCGCGGTCAAGGACAACATCCGGTTCCTCTACGCCCACAACGAGGAGGGCAAGGAGCAGTCCCAGCTCGTCCAGTCCTACATCGACCAGAAGGTCGACGGCCTGATCGTCACCCTCGCCAAGCCCGACGCCATGAAGGCCGTGGTGAAGAAGGCGCAGAAGGCCGGGATACCGGTGATCACCGTCAACTCCGGCTCCGAGGTGTCCAAGGCGTTCGGCGCGCTCACCCACGTCGGCCAGGACGAGACCATCGCGGGCGAGGCCGTCGGCGACGAGCTCAACAAGCGGGACCGCAAGAAGGCCCTGTGCGTGCTCCACGAGCAGGGCAACGTCGGCCATGAGCAGCGCTGCGACGGCGCGGCCAAGACCTTCGACGGCAAGATGGAGAAGATCTACGTCGAGGGCACCAACATGCCCGATGTGCAGTCCTCGATCGAGGCCAAGTTGCAGTCGGACAAGGGCATCGACACCGTGCTCACCCTCGGCGCGCCGTTCGCGGACACCGCCGCCAAGGCCGCCGACCAGGCGGGCAGCAAGGCCGAGATCGACACCTTCGACCTCAACGCCAAGGTAGCCGCGGCGCTCCAGGACGGCACGCTCGGCTTCGCCGTGGACCAGCAGCCGTACCTCCAGGGTTATGAGGCCGTGGATCTGCTGTGGCTCAACCGCTACAACGCCGATGTGCTCGGCGGCGGCAAGCCGGTGCTGACCGGTCCGCAGATCATCACCAAGGACGACGCCGCCGAGCTCGCGTCGTACACGAAGCGGGGCACCCGATGA
- a CDS encoding sugar kinase: protein MVANGPEVVTCGEAMLLLLAEPGVPLDRAVHFRRSVAGAESNVAVGLARLGHGVRWLGRVGADPAGEAVLRELRADCVDVAHAIVDDHAPTGLLMRDSHAHRAIDVQYYRMGSAASRLTPEQIRPEALEGTRLLHLSGITPMLSPTAAAASRCLVELARAAGAKVSFDPNVRHKLGGAAQWAQTAGPLLRDADIVLAGEDELELLTAQPADEAARELLRGAADEVVIKRADHSSTVLTADGGWDQAPHAVPVVDPIGAGDGFAAGYLSARLRGLHEHQALAEAACVAALVVQAATDTDGLPTAAARDRALAELSKGGDAVYR from the coding sequence ATGGTGGCGAACGGTCCGGAAGTGGTCACGTGCGGGGAGGCGATGCTCCTGCTGCTCGCCGAGCCCGGGGTTCCGCTGGACCGGGCCGTGCATTTCCGCCGGTCGGTGGCGGGGGCCGAGTCCAATGTGGCCGTGGGCCTCGCCCGGCTCGGTCACGGGGTGCGATGGCTCGGCCGGGTCGGCGCCGACCCCGCGGGGGAGGCGGTGCTGCGCGAGCTGCGCGCCGACTGTGTGGACGTCGCCCACGCGATCGTGGACGACCACGCCCCCACCGGGCTGCTGATGCGGGACAGCCATGCGCACCGCGCCATCGATGTGCAGTACTACCGCATGGGATCGGCCGCCTCCCGGCTGACGCCCGAGCAGATACGCCCCGAGGCGCTCGAAGGCACCCGGCTGCTGCATCTGTCCGGGATCACGCCGATGCTCTCGCCGACCGCGGCGGCCGCGAGCCGGTGCCTGGTGGAGCTGGCCCGTGCGGCCGGGGCCAAGGTCTCCTTCGATCCGAACGTACGGCACAAGCTGGGTGGCGCGGCGCAGTGGGCCCAGACGGCGGGCCCGTTGCTGCGCGACGCCGACATCGTCCTCGCGGGCGAGGACGAGTTGGAGCTGCTGACCGCCCAACCCGCCGACGAGGCCGCGCGGGAGCTGCTGCGCGGTGCGGCCGACGAGGTCGTGATCAAGCGCGCCGACCACTCCTCGACCGTCCTCACCGCCGACGGCGGCTGGGACCAGGCGCCCCACGCGGTGCCGGTCGTCGACCCCATCGGGGCCGGTGACGGCTTCGCGGCCGGCTATCTGTCGGCCCGCCTGCGCGGGCTGCACGAGCACCAGGCACTCGCCGAGGCGGCATGCGTGGCCGCCCTCGTCGTCCAGGCCGCCACCGACACGGACGGGCTGCCCACCGCCGCCGCGCGGGACCGGGCGCTCGCCGAGCTCTCCAAGGGCGGGGACGCGGTGTACCGCTGA
- a CDS encoding ribonuclease, with protein MALTRQCLRASCYVYDNPPRIARIGALGALVSTLIIGGTATAATALAPAASQTVVSSQVIAAVGDICYSDLPSQAHDTLDLIEQGGPYPYPQDGTVFQNREGVLPSQSSGYYHEYTVITPGSDDRGARRIVTGKQTDEDYYTSDHYASFDLVDRGC; from the coding sequence TTGGCATTGACACGACAGTGTCTACGCGCGTCATGCTATGTCTATGACAATCCCCCACGGATCGCTCGCATCGGTGCCCTCGGCGCCCTCGTTTCGACGCTGATCATCGGCGGTACGGCCACCGCGGCCACCGCGCTCGCCCCGGCGGCGTCGCAGACCGTTGTGTCGTCGCAGGTCATCGCGGCCGTCGGCGACATCTGCTACTCGGATCTGCCGTCCCAGGCCCATGACACCCTGGACCTGATCGAGCAGGGTGGCCCCTACCCCTACCCGCAGGACGGCACCGTCTTCCAGAACCGTGAAGGCGTCCTTCCGTCCCAGTCCTCCGGCTACTACCACGAGTACACCGTGATCACCCCGGGCTCCGACGACCGTGGCGCCCGGCGCATCGTCACCGGTAAGCAGACGGACGAGGACTACTACACCTCGGACCACTACGCCTCGTTCGACCTGGTCGACCGCGGCTGCTGA